In a genomic window of Columba livia isolate bColLiv1 breed racing homer chromosome 4, bColLiv1.pat.W.v2, whole genome shotgun sequence:
- the LOC102092264 gene encoding dentin matrix acidic phosphoprotein 1-like isoform X2: MRSAFLMLFLWVVAYAHPVPSQDPTRLRRGAQQEDIANEGDINELGGGDGRHPPAHVERGDNALAGDLAGGNAVGKELSSRDEGDRAREVQHLNQVDHEDTNAGRENSLGFLEEDARDAADGDDGEHPGTGRDGLPPHAGGLLDEEDDSGDDTFDANREEEEGGEGPTYVAGVDGAGEDGHDFGRGDAGAGRGHGDSSSSSSSESISADHRQYRNYRGSWYERTYRQGGGSSSSQEEESYDFEDEAMQGDDPSVFDGPGSSYKGHRAGPRALGSSRESIRRAGSYRWEEGNSRSPEVEDTQSEEDSPSVEDKSQSEEPTSSQSEENSPSQSEEEEGDREDSHSREGEGSKSRDEELGDSPEDISQEVVSTSSEHRDSQSQEGQEDQESAEDRSVPSVPDSKSEEEQGDQSESGEDDGDQSQSPEDTREESQEDRNDSNPDGDVPSTSAESQSASPEDDGSQEDDAGEDSRSTESNNSESQEDDHDDDEESHSQEDATRESSSRGDDSSLQSLESGSRKRRPGALRNKPAADYDDNDCQDGY, encoded by the exons ATGAGATCTGCATTCCTGATGTTGTTCCTCTGGGTTGTAGCCTACGCCCACCCT GTGCCTAGCCAGGATCCGACCCGTCTCCGACGTGGCGCCCAGCAGGAG GACATAGCAAATGAAGGTGACATCAATGAGCTGGGTGGTGGAGATGGCAGACACCCTCCTGCCCATGTGGAGAGGGGAGACAATGCCCTTGCAGGAGATCTGGCAGGTGGGAACGCTGTAGGCAAGGAGCTCAGCAGCCGAGATGAGGGAGACAGAGCTCGGGAGGTCCAGCACCTGAATCAGGTGGACCATGAGGACACGAATGCCGGACGGGAGAACAGCCTTGGTTTTCTG GAGGAGGATGCACGTGATGCTGCAGATGGTGATGATGGAGAGCACCCCGGCACTGGACGTGATGGGCTTCCCCCCCATGCTGGTGGGCTCCTGGATGAGGAGGATGACAGTGGGGATGACACCTTTGATGCaaacagggaggaggaggagggtggcgAAGGTCCTACTTACGTGGCCGGTGTCGATGGAGCAGGTGAGGACGGCCATGACTTTGGCCGTGGGGACGCCGGGGCTGGCAGAGGGCatggtgacagcagcagcagtagcagcagcGAGAGCATCAGCGCAGATCACCGCCAGTACAGGAACTACCGCGGCAGCTGGTACGAGCGGACCtacaggcagggagggggcagcagcagcagccaggaggaGGAGAGCTATGACTTTGAGGATGAAGCCATGCAGGGTGACGACCCCTCTGTTTTCGATGGCCCTGGCAGCAGCTACAAGGGACATCGTGCTGGTCCCCGTGCCCTGGGGAGCAGCCGGGAGAGCATCCGGAGGGCTGGCTCTTACCGCTGGGAAGAGGGCAATAGCAGGTCCCCAGAGGTGGAGGATACTCAATCAGAAGAAGACAGCCCATCTGTGGAGGACAAGAGTCAGTCGGAAGAGCCCACCAGCAGCCAGTCAGaggaaaacagccccagccagtctgaggaggaggaaggggacagggaggaCAGCCACTCCAGAGAGGGTGAGGGCAGCAAGTCCAGGGATGAAGAGCTGGGAGACTCCCCAGAGGACATCTCCCAGGAGGTGGTGAGCACATCAAGTGAGCACAGAGACAGTCAGTCCCAGGAAGGGCAGGAGGACCAGGAGTCTGCTGAGGACAGGAGCGTGCCGTCCGTACCCGACAGCAAGTCTGAGGAAGAACAGGGCGACCAGAGCGAGTCTGGGGAAGATGATGGTGACCAGAGCCAGTCTCCAGAGGACACCAGAGAGGAGTCACAGGAGGACAGGAATGACTCCAACCCCGATGGGGATGTGCCAAGCACATCAGCTGAGAGCCAGAGCGCATCGCCAGAGGACGACGGCAGCCAAGAGGATGATGCGGGTGAGGACAGCAGGTCCACAGAGAGCAACAACAGTGAGTCCCAGGAGGATGATCATGATGACGATGAAGAGAGCCACTCCCAAGAGGATGCCACCCGTGAGTCCAGCAGCCGTGGGGATGACAGCTCACTGCAGAGCCTGGAGAGCGGGAGCCGCAAGCGGCGGCCGGGCGCTCTCCGCAACAAACCTGCTGCTGACTATGATGACAATGACTGCCAGGATGGGTACTGA
- the LOC102092264 gene encoding dentin matrix acidic phosphoprotein 1-like isoform X1 — MSSQAWDVSRDGASLTSPCRMVLCASAPKHRGRLSLGKGMIPCGFQHPSPWHGANATPIAHIRRMLSLGRDPVLGTGDAVVVCARVCVCVSRWEVCEKGINLAVKTQGRHSQSLAASPSRHPKTTRSFFRAGVPAEARGSVGGRFPVTPPRGAVLPAGAIGCPWPGAGAGQWLNARTATPGHTAWDIPLQAASSPHPQHWRRALVCTTPRAARTATNMRSAFLMLFLWVVAYAHPVPSQDPTRLRRGAQQEDIANEGDINELGGGDGRHPPAHVERGDNALAGDLAGGNAVGKELSSRDEGDRAREVQHLNQVDHEDTNAGRENSLGFLEEDARDAADGDDGEHPGTGRDGLPPHAGGLLDEEDDSGDDTFDANREEEEGGEGPTYVAGVDGAGEDGHDFGRGDAGAGRGHGDSSSSSSSESISADHRQYRNYRGSWYERTYRQGGGSSSSQEEESYDFEDEAMQGDDPSVFDGPGSSYKGHRAGPRALGSSRESIRRAGSYRWEEGNSRSPEVEDTQSEEDSPSVEDKSQSEEPTSSQSEENSPSQSEEEEGDREDSHSREGEGSKSRDEELGDSPEDISQEVVSTSSEHRDSQSQEGQEDQESAEDRSVPSVPDSKSEEEQGDQSESGEDDGDQSQSPEDTREESQEDRNDSNPDGDVPSTSAESQSASPEDDGSQEDDAGEDSRSTESNNSESQEDDHDDDEESHSQEDATRESSSRGDDSSLQSLESGSRKRRPGALRNKPAADYDDNDCQDGY; from the exons atGTCCAGCCAGGCCTGGGATGTCtctagggatggggcatctctCACCTCTCCTTGCAGAATGGTGCTTTGTGCTTCTGCCCCGAAGCACAGGGGAAGGCTGAGTCTTGGCAAGGGAATGATCCCATGTGGGTTTCAGCACCCTTCCCCATGGCACGGGGCAAATGCCACCCCAATTGCACACATTAGGAGGATGCTGTCCCTGGGACGAGATCCAGTGCTCGGCACGGGTGATGCTGTAGTTGTTTGTGcgcgcgtgtgtgtgtgtgtgtcacggtGGGAAGTGTGTGAGAAGGGAATAAATTTAGCAGTCAAAACACAGGGCCGGCACAGTCAGTCATTAGCTGCCAGCCCGTCTCGTCATCCTAAAACCACAAGAAGCTTTTTTAGGGCCGGCGTCCCAGCGGAGGCCAGAGGAAGTGTGGGAGGCCGGTTCCCGGTGACACCTCCGCGTGGGGCAGTGCTGCCCGCTGGTGCCATTGGCTGCCCCTGGCCCGGGGCCGGTGCCGGCCAGTGGTTAAATGCCCGCACGGCCACGCCGGGACACACAGCCTGGGACATCCCACTGCAGGCAGCCAGCTCGCCCCATCCCCAGCACTGGAGGAGAGCGCTGGTTTGTACAACACCTCGAG CCGCAAGGACCGCAACCAACATGAGATCTGCATTCCTGATGTTGTTCCTCTGGGTTGTAGCCTACGCCCACCCT GTGCCTAGCCAGGATCCGACCCGTCTCCGACGTGGCGCCCAGCAGGAG GACATAGCAAATGAAGGTGACATCAATGAGCTGGGTGGTGGAGATGGCAGACACCCTCCTGCCCATGTGGAGAGGGGAGACAATGCCCTTGCAGGAGATCTGGCAGGTGGGAACGCTGTAGGCAAGGAGCTCAGCAGCCGAGATGAGGGAGACAGAGCTCGGGAGGTCCAGCACCTGAATCAGGTGGACCATGAGGACACGAATGCCGGACGGGAGAACAGCCTTGGTTTTCTG GAGGAGGATGCACGTGATGCTGCAGATGGTGATGATGGAGAGCACCCCGGCACTGGACGTGATGGGCTTCCCCCCCATGCTGGTGGGCTCCTGGATGAGGAGGATGACAGTGGGGATGACACCTTTGATGCaaacagggaggaggaggagggtggcgAAGGTCCTACTTACGTGGCCGGTGTCGATGGAGCAGGTGAGGACGGCCATGACTTTGGCCGTGGGGACGCCGGGGCTGGCAGAGGGCatggtgacagcagcagcagtagcagcagcGAGAGCATCAGCGCAGATCACCGCCAGTACAGGAACTACCGCGGCAGCTGGTACGAGCGGACCtacaggcagggagggggcagcagcagcagccaggaggaGGAGAGCTATGACTTTGAGGATGAAGCCATGCAGGGTGACGACCCCTCTGTTTTCGATGGCCCTGGCAGCAGCTACAAGGGACATCGTGCTGGTCCCCGTGCCCTGGGGAGCAGCCGGGAGAGCATCCGGAGGGCTGGCTCTTACCGCTGGGAAGAGGGCAATAGCAGGTCCCCAGAGGTGGAGGATACTCAATCAGAAGAAGACAGCCCATCTGTGGAGGACAAGAGTCAGTCGGAAGAGCCCACCAGCAGCCAGTCAGaggaaaacagccccagccagtctgaggaggaggaaggggacagggaggaCAGCCACTCCAGAGAGGGTGAGGGCAGCAAGTCCAGGGATGAAGAGCTGGGAGACTCCCCAGAGGACATCTCCCAGGAGGTGGTGAGCACATCAAGTGAGCACAGAGACAGTCAGTCCCAGGAAGGGCAGGAGGACCAGGAGTCTGCTGAGGACAGGAGCGTGCCGTCCGTACCCGACAGCAAGTCTGAGGAAGAACAGGGCGACCAGAGCGAGTCTGGGGAAGATGATGGTGACCAGAGCCAGTCTCCAGAGGACACCAGAGAGGAGTCACAGGAGGACAGGAATGACTCCAACCCCGATGGGGATGTGCCAAGCACATCAGCTGAGAGCCAGAGCGCATCGCCAGAGGACGACGGCAGCCAAGAGGATGATGCGGGTGAGGACAGCAGGTCCACAGAGAGCAACAACAGTGAGTCCCAGGAGGATGATCATGATGACGATGAAGAGAGCCACTCCCAAGAGGATGCCACCCGTGAGTCCAGCAGCCGTGGGGATGACAGCTCACTGCAGAGCCTGGAGAGCGGGAGCCGCAAGCGGCGGCCGGGCGCTCTCCGCAACAAACCTGCTGCTGACTATGATGACAATGACTGCCAGGATGGGTACTGA